One genomic segment of Corvus moneduloides isolate bCorMon1 chromosome 23, bCorMon1.pri, whole genome shotgun sequence includes these proteins:
- the SMPDL3B gene encoding acid sphingomyelinase-like phosphodiesterase 3b isoform X1: protein MGRLVVLLLLCPLAVALPGAGGGSGRFWHLTDLHWDPGYEAAAAAGRPCPSGGDRAGPAGPWGSYLCDAPWSLLGSAARAMQGRLARPDFVLWTGDDTPHVPNEQLGEEKVLHIIANLTFLIKETFPGTKVYAAMGNHDFHPKNQFPGKEHRIYNQTAELWRPWLSDASLPLFRAGGFYSEKLPGPGMRGRMVVLNTNLYYDQNDETAGEEDPGGQFQWLEETLTNASRADEMVYVVGHVPPGFFEKKRGKPWFRRGFNERYLGIVQKHHRVISAQFFGHHHTDSFRMFYSDTGSPINVMFLAPGVTPWKTTLPGVSNGANNPGIRVIDYDRDTLQVLDMVTYYLNLTRANLMASPWDEEFPVWEEEYRLTEAFQVPDGSARSMQTVLERISRDPHYLQLYYEFNSARYDLEPCKQECRVDHLCAIREVDFTKYNECVKTNSSASAASSVWLLVFCMFLGFLSPQ, encoded by the exons atgggccGGCTCGTGGTGCTGCTCTTGCTGTGCCCGCTGGCCGTGGCTCTGCCCGGTgcgggcggcggctccggcAGGTTCTGGCACCTCACGGATCTGCACTGGGACCCCGGGTacgaggcggcggcggcagcgggacGGCCGTGCCCCTCGGGCGGCGAtcgggccgggcccgccgggCCGTGGGGCAGCTACCTGTGCGACGCGCCCTGGAGCCTGCTCGGTTCGGCCGCCCGGGCCATGCAGGGCCGCCTGGCCAGGCCGGACTTCGTGCTCTGGACCGG AGATGACActccccatgtccccaatgAGCAGCTCGGAGAAGAAAAGGTTCTGCACATAATAGCAAATCTGACTTTTCTGATAAAAGAGACATTTCCAG GTACTAAGGTCTATGCAGCGATGGGCAATCATGACTTCCACCCCAAGAATCAGTTTCCTGGGAAGGAGCACAGGATCTACAACCAAACAGCAGAACTGTGGCGGCCCTGGCTGAGTGatgcttcccttcctctcttcaGAGCAG GAGGTTTCTACAGCGAGAAGCTGCCTGGCCCAGGGATGAGGGGGCGGATGGTTGTCCTCAACACCAACCTGTACTATGACCAGAATGATGAGACAGCTGGTGAGGAGGATCCTGGGGGGCAGTTCCAGTGGCTGGAAGAAACACTGACCAACGCCTCTAGAGCGGATGAAATG GTCTACGTTGTGGGACATGTGCCCCCTGGCTTCTTTGAGAAGAAACGGGGCAAGCCGTGGTTCCGGAGGGGCTTTAATGAGCGGTACCTGGGAATTGTGCAGAAGCACCACAGGGTGATCTCTGCCCAGTTCTTTGGGCACCATCACACGGACAGCTTTCGCATGTTCTACAGTGACACAG GTAGTCCAATCAATGTCATGTTCCTGGCCCCTGGAGTGACTCCCTGGAAAACAACATTACCTGGAGTGAGCAATGGAGCCAACAACCCTGGGATCCGGGTGATCGACTATGATCGGGACACCCTTCAGGTCTTG gATATGGTGACCTACTACTTGAACCTTACTCGTGCCAACCTGATGGCCTCACCATGGGACGAAGAGTTCCCAGTGTGGGAAGAAGAGTACAGGCTGACAGAAGCCTTCCAGGTCCCTGATGGCTCTGCCCGCTCCATGCAGACGGTGCTGGAGAGGATCTCGAGGGACCCACACTACCTGCAGCTGTACTATGAGTTTAACTCTGCCAGATACGACCTCGAGCCGTGCAAGCAGGAATGCCGTGTGGATCACCTGTGTGCCATCAGGGAAGTTGATTTTACAAAGTACAATGAGTGTGTGAAAACcaacagctctgcctctgctgccagcagtgtttGGCTTTTGGTTTTCTGCATGTTCTTAGGATTTCTCAGTCCTCAGTGA
- the SMPDL3B gene encoding acid sphingomyelinase-like phosphodiesterase 3b isoform X2, with the protein MGNHDFHPKNQFPGKEHRIYNQTAELWRPWLSDASLPLFRAGGFYSEKLPGPGMRGRMVVLNTNLYYDQNDETAGEEDPGGQFQWLEETLTNASRADEMVYVVGHVPPGFFEKKRGKPWFRRGFNERYLGIVQKHHRVISAQFFGHHHTDSFRMFYSDTGSPINVMFLAPGVTPWKTTLPGVSNGANNPGIRVIDYDRDTLQVLDMVTYYLNLTRANLMASPWDEEFPVWEEEYRLTEAFQVPDGSARSMQTVLERISRDPHYLQLYYEFNSARYDLEPCKQECRVDHLCAIREVDFTKYNECVKTNSSASAASSVWLLVFCMFLGFLSPQ; encoded by the exons ATGGGCAATCATGACTTCCACCCCAAGAATCAGTTTCCTGGGAAGGAGCACAGGATCTACAACCAAACAGCAGAACTGTGGCGGCCCTGGCTGAGTGatgcttcccttcctctcttcaGAGCAG GAGGTTTCTACAGCGAGAAGCTGCCTGGCCCAGGGATGAGGGGGCGGATGGTTGTCCTCAACACCAACCTGTACTATGACCAGAATGATGAGACAGCTGGTGAGGAGGATCCTGGGGGGCAGTTCCAGTGGCTGGAAGAAACACTGACCAACGCCTCTAGAGCGGATGAAATG GTCTACGTTGTGGGACATGTGCCCCCTGGCTTCTTTGAGAAGAAACGGGGCAAGCCGTGGTTCCGGAGGGGCTTTAATGAGCGGTACCTGGGAATTGTGCAGAAGCACCACAGGGTGATCTCTGCCCAGTTCTTTGGGCACCATCACACGGACAGCTTTCGCATGTTCTACAGTGACACAG GTAGTCCAATCAATGTCATGTTCCTGGCCCCTGGAGTGACTCCCTGGAAAACAACATTACCTGGAGTGAGCAATGGAGCCAACAACCCTGGGATCCGGGTGATCGACTATGATCGGGACACCCTTCAGGTCTTG gATATGGTGACCTACTACTTGAACCTTACTCGTGCCAACCTGATGGCCTCACCATGGGACGAAGAGTTCCCAGTGTGGGAAGAAGAGTACAGGCTGACAGAAGCCTTCCAGGTCCCTGATGGCTCTGCCCGCTCCATGCAGACGGTGCTGGAGAGGATCTCGAGGGACCCACACTACCTGCAGCTGTACTATGAGTTTAACTCTGCCAGATACGACCTCGAGCCGTGCAAGCAGGAATGCCGTGTGGATCACCTGTGTGCCATCAGGGAAGTTGATTTTACAAAGTACAATGAGTGTGTGAAAACcaacagctctgcctctgctgccagcagtgtttGGCTTTTGGTTTTCTGCATGTTCTTAGGATTTCTCAGTCCTCAGTGA